The Pyxidicoccus sp. MSG2 DNA segment CCCCTGGTCCGCCACGTCGATGCGCAACTGGTCCTTGCCCGCGTAGGCCTCGCGGCGGGCGCGCACCTGCACCATACCTCCCTGCGGCATGGACTGAATCGCGTTGACGGCCACGTTGACGAGCGCCTGGCGGATGAGCCGCCGGTCCATGGGCACCGGCGGCAGCCCCGGCTCCACGTCCGATTGGATGTGGACGGGCCGGTCCGCGCCCCCACCCTGCACCCGCGCGGCCTCCAGCGAGTCCTGTAGCACGCGGCCCAGATCCTCGTGCTGGAGCACCGGGTCTCTCGGGCGCGTGTAGTCCAGCAAGTCACCGACGATGCGGTTGAGCCGGTCACTCTCCTCGCCCAGGATGTCCAGCAGCATGGCCGCGTCGCCGCCCGGGTCCAGCAAGCGGCGCAGCGAGGCCACCGCGTTGAAGATGACCCCCAGGGGATTGCGCACCTCGTGGGCGACAATCGCGGACAGCTCGCCCAGCGCGGCCAGCCGCTCGCGCTTCACCATCTCCGCGCGGGTGGCGGCCAGCTCCGCGTAGCTGGCCCACAGGGACTCGTACAGGCGCGCGTTGGCGATGGAGAGCGCCAATTGGCCGCAGGTGGCCTCGGCCAGCTCGATCAACTCCGGCCCGAAGGCGCGCGGCCGGCGCGTGTCGTCCACCACCACCACGCCGATGAGCTCCTCGCGCGAGGTGAGCGGCAGGGCGAGCAGCGCCTTCTCCCCGAAGCGCTGGGCCAGGTGCGAGTCGAAGCCGCTGCCCGAGGCGGCCACGTCCTCGACGGCGATGGGCCGGCGCTCACGGGCCACCCGCGTGGCCAGACTGTCCCCGTGCAGCGGCAGCACCACCGTGCGGAAGAAGTCGCGGTGGGCCGTGGAGGCGGCGGCGCCGCGCAGCAGCTTCGCCCCCTCGTCGTAGAGCATGATGTAGCAGTTGGACACGTCCAGCAGGTGGACGAGGAAGTCGGACGCCACGTCGAGGATGCTGGAGGTCTCCAGCACGCCCGACGTGGTGCGTGCCAGGTCCAGGAGCAGGCGCGTCTCCGCGAGCTGGCGCGAGGACTCCGCGCGCAGCCGCCGCTGCTCCAGCAGCGTCACCAGCAGCTCCGCCAGCGTCCCCAGGAGCCGCACGTCCCGCGTGTCGAAGGCGTGGCCGGCCGCACGCAGCACCTGGAGGGTGCCGCACACCTCGCCGCCCCGGGTGAGGCGTGCCACCGCGCCACACCCCAGCCGCCCGCCGGACAAATCGCCCAGCGCCGCGCCCTGGGCCTGCGTGGACAGGCCACCCTCCCCCGCCGCCGCTACCGCCAGCAGGCCGGTGAGCCGCGCCGCGTGCTCGCCGTCGCGCACCAGGTCCGCCAGCCCCACGTGGGTGGCCAGCGCCAGCGCGCCGCCCTGCGGGGGCGTCAGGTGCAGTGCCGCGGCGCTCCCCTGCAGCAGGTCCGCGACGCGCGCCAGGAAGTCCTCCAGCGAGGGCGGGACGGGCTGCGCGACGAAGCGCGCCACCTGGGCCACGGCCTCCATCTCCCAGCGGCTGCGCGCGCCGTCCGCCTGCACGCGCGCGTCCGTCAGCGCGGCGCCCACCACCTTCGCGAAGAGCGTCAGCACCGAGCCATGGCGGGGTGCCACCCACGACCCCTGCACCCACAGCACCTCGTCCTGCGGGCCGCCCACCGGAATGTAGACGTGCGTGGGCGAGGCGCGGTCCGCGCCGCCGAACACGGGGCGCCCGTCGGACAGCGACTCCAGGCCCAGGCGCACGTCCTCCGGCAGGGGCTCGCCGTCGCGCGCCAGCAGCCGCTCACCGTCCCAGCGCAGCAGGCGGACGCGGAAGCCCGCGTCCTGGAGTCCCTTCAGCGCCACGCGGCGCACCGCGTCCTCGGAGTGCGCGGACACCAGGCTCGCGGACGTGTCCACCAGGCACTCGGCGACGGTCATCTCCGGCTGCCGGTCCTGCATGAGCAGGCAGTTGAGCAGCAGCGCGCTGCCGCCGCCCTCCAGCTGCACGCGCGTCGAGAAGAGGGCCACCTCGCGGGTGATGCCGCCCGCGCAGGGCACCTGGTAGACCTGCGTCTGCGGGACCATCGGCGCGTCGCCGGACTCCAGCAGGCGGTAGCGCTCGGACAGGCGGCTGCGCTCCTCCGGCTGGACGAAGTCCATGACGGAGCGGCCCTCCACCTGCTCGCGAGGAAGCCCCAACATCGCCAGGTAGGCCGCATTGACGGCGGACACGCGCCCGTCGACGACCGCCACCATGGGGTTGCCGAAGGGCTCGATGAGGGCGCGCAGGTCGGCCTCGCTGTAACGCTTCGTGCTCATCCGCGACGCAGCACCCGCTTCTCGCCCACCCTGAGTGTCACCTTCTCCCGGTCGAAGTACTCCGACAGCGGGATGACGAACTTGCGGCTCTGGCCGACCATTTCCTTGAAGGCCTGGGTGGTAATGTCCTTCTTCTCGCGAAGGTGGGCAACCAGGCGCTCCCGCAGGCCCGCGAGCGCCCCCGCGTCGAAGCACAGCTCGTCGCTGACGCGCACCGCCATGCCCCCCGCCACCATCACCTTCAACAACTCCTGGAGCCGGGGCATTGGCAGCTGGAGCTTCTGCGCCAGCTCATTGAGCGTGGGAGGCGCCAGCCCCGCCGCGGACAGCTCCGCGGCCAGCTTCGTCCGGGCCGCCTCGTCCCCCAGCGACAGCGTGCGACCCCGCCCCTTGAGGCGCACCACCTCCTTGTCCAGCTCCACCTTCCCCGCGTCCACCAGCGCCTGCGTCACCCGCTGGAAGGTGCGCGAGTCCAGCTCGGCGGACAGGCGCTGGCGCAGCTCCTCGCGCGGCAGGCCTTCACGCAGGGGCTCGCGCTCATGGAAGGCAGCCAGCAGGGCCAGCGCCCGCCCCTGCAGTCCCTCGAACACCTCGCCGGAGAGGTACAGC contains these protein-coding regions:
- a CDS encoding ATP-binding protein — its product is MSTKRYSEADLRALIEPFGNPMVAVVDGRVSAVNAAYLAMLGLPREQVEGRSVMDFVQPEERSRLSERYRLLESGDAPMVPQTQVYQVPCAGGITREVALFSTRVQLEGGGSALLLNCLLMQDRQPEMTVAECLVDTSASLVSAHSEDAVRRVALKGLQDAGFRVRLLRWDGERLLARDGEPLPEDVRLGLESLSDGRPVFGGADRASPTHVYIPVGGPQDEVLWVQGSWVAPRHGSVLTLFAKVVGAALTDARVQADGARSRWEMEAVAQVARFVAQPVPPSLEDFLARVADLLQGSAAALHLTPPQGGALALATHVGLADLVRDGEHAARLTGLLAVAAAGEGGLSTQAQGAALGDLSGGRLGCGAVARLTRGGEVCGTLQVLRAAGHAFDTRDVRLLGTLAELLVTLLEQRRLRAESSRQLAETRLLLDLARTTSGVLETSSILDVASDFLVHLLDVSNCYIMLYDEGAKLLRGAAASTAHRDFFRTVVLPLHGDSLATRVARERRPIAVEDVAASGSGFDSHLAQRFGEKALLALPLTSREELIGVVVVDDTRRPRAFGPELIELAEATCGQLALSIANARLYESLWASYAELAATRAEMVKRERLAALGELSAIVAHEVRNPLGVIFNAVASLRRLLDPGGDAAMLLDILGEESDRLNRIVGDLLDYTRPRDPVLQHEDLGRVLQDSLEAARVQGGGADRPVHIQSDVEPGLPPVPMDRRLIRQALVNVAVNAIQSMPQGGMVQVRARREAYAGKDQLRIDVADQGPGIPAELLHRVFEPFFTTKAQGTGLGLAVVKRILEEHRGEIAVESTPGRGTTFTFRLPLSQPPSFP